ATATGTTATTAATAATATAAATGTTGACAAAAGAAGTATTTGTGTGATATCATGTTTGGTAAATATATTCAGACCATGACCGGAACAAGTAAGTTAATTTGTCGAACTTTCAGAGAGCTGTCGGACGGTGCAAGACAGTAAGCCGGAATTAACCGAACTCATCCGCGAGTCTTTTGCCCGAAAGAATAATTTTTATAAATTATTTGAGTAGACGCAAACGCCTTACTCCCGTTAAAGAGTTAAAACGAGATTTTGGGGATTTTTCTCCAAAATGAATTTGAGTGGTACCGTGGCATTAGTTCACCTCAAGAATGATTTCTTGAGGTTTTTTTATAACAAGATGGAGAGCTGAAGATGAAGTTAAAAGGCGCAAAAATTGTAACAGAGAGCTTAATTAACGAAGGCGTGGACACCGTGTTTTGCTATCCCGGCGGAGCCGTGTTGGACATCTTTGACGAGCTTTATCATGTTCAAGACAAGATTAGGCAAATTTTGACTTGCCATGAACAAGGCGCCGCGCACGCGGCGGACGCTTACGCGCGCGTAAGCGGAAAAGTAGGCGTGGTCATCGCCACAAGCGGTCCGGGCGCCACCAATTTGGTAACCGGAATCACCAACGCTTATATGGACTCTGTCCCCATGGTCGCAATCACGGGCAATGTGGCTTTGTCATTGCTGGGCAGGGACAGTTTTCAAGAGGTGGATATCGCGGGGGTCACAATTCCCGTCACCAAACATAATTATATAGTCAAAGATGTAAAAGAGCTTGGCCACATAATTTCCGACGCTTTTTATATCGCAAAAAGCGGCAGGCCAGGCCCCGTATTGATTGATATACCCAAAAACATCCAGCAAGCCGAGTGCGATTGGGAACCTATTCCCGTAAGAGAGGTTGTATATAAAAAGCCCAACCTTAACAAAGCAAAGGCCGCTATTGACATTATCAATTCGGCCAAAAAACCTTTGCTGTATTTGGGCGGCGGATGTATTTGTAGCGGAGCTTACCAACAGGTTTTGGAATTGGCGGAAAAGATTGACGCTCCCGTTGCCTGTTCTATGATGGGCTTGGGCGCTTTCCCTGCTTCCCATCCGCTGTTTTTGGGAATGATAGGCATGCACGGCCATATCAATGTCAATTTTAGCGTCCAAGAGTGCGATTTGTTAATCGCTTTGGGCGCGAGGTTTTCTGACAGGGTGGCGACCAACCGCGACAAGTTTGTAAAAGGCAAGGTCGTTCATATTGATATTGACAACGCTGAAATCAATAAAAATATAAATGCCGACGCTTATATTTTGGGCGATATTAAGACCGTCCTTACCCATATCTTGCCTTATATTAATGAAAGCAAAAAGCCTGAATGGGTTGGAAGGTGCGACGAACTAAAAAGAACTAAGGTTTTGAAGGAAACCTCCCATAAAGTAAACCCGAAAGAAATATTAAGAAGCATTAGCAAGCACACTCCAAACGACCAAATAATCGCGACCGATGTCGGACAGCACCAAATGTGGACGGCGCAAACTTGCGCTTTTGAAAAGCCGCGCACCTTTATAACAAGCGGCGGGCTTGGCGCTATGGGCTTTGGCATGGGCGCCGCGATAGGCAGCGCTATAGCGTCTTCAAAGAGAGTCGTGCTTATAACGGGCGACGGTTCTTTCCATATGAACTTTAACGAGGTGGTTACCGCCGTCGTTCAAAAGCTTCCCATTGCCATTTTTATAATGAACAACAACACTTTGGGCATGGTAAGGCAATGGCAAAAGCTGTTTTATAAACACCGCTTTTCCAATACCACCCTCAACAGACCGACTAATTATGAGTATTTGGCCAAAGCTTTCGGCGCGGATTATCTTGAGATTAATGATAATAGTCAAATTGACGAGGCGGTTAAAAAAGCCGTTAATTGCAAAATGCCCGTAATAGTCAATTGCAAAATAGGAATAGACGAGAATGTGCTGCCAATGATTCCTTCGGGCAAGAGCGTAAGCGACATGATTTTGGAAATAGGAGAAAACAACAATGGGTGAAAATCTGCATATTGTAAGCGCGTTAGTAGCCAATAAATCAGGCGTTTTGAATAGAATTTCGGGTTTGTTTTCAAAGCGCGGTTATAACATAGAAAGTCTTTCCGTTGCGTTTACGGAAGACAGAAATTATTCGCGCATGACCATAGTTGTTAACGGCGATGATTATGTCTTGGAACAAATCACCAAACAACTGGCCAAATTAGTGGATGTCAAGTATGTGACGCAGCTTGACCCTGACCTAGCCGTCCATCGCGAATTGCTTTTGGTTAAAATTAACGCGACGCCCAAACAGCGCGCCGAGATAGAATCCACTATCAGGCTCTACAAAGCCAAAGCCATAGATTTGTCCCCTACCTCAATGATTATAGAGCTTACGGGCCAGAGCAACAAAATAGACGGTTTTTTGCAAGTTATAGGCGAATACGGAATAATAGAAATGGCGCGCACGGGACTGACGGCGCTGCAACGCGGCGCTAAAAATATAAAACAATTGGAAAATTATAACGAGGAGAATAAATAATAATGGGTAAAAATATCTCTAAAGGGTTTGAAAAAGCGCCCCAAAGAAGTTTGTTCAAGGCTTTGGGAATAACCGATTCCGAGCTTGACAAACCGTTAATCGCCATAGTATGCGCCCAAAGCGATATCGTGCCGGGACATACCCAGCTTAACACGATCGCCGAGGCCGTAAAAGCCGGAGTTTACGCCGCGGGCGGAACGCCTTTTGTGGTGCCTTGTATCGGCGTTTGCGACGGCATCGCGATGGGACATATCGGAATGAAATATTCTTTGCCCTCCCGCGAGCTTATAGCGGACTCCGTAGAGACTATGGCTTTTGCCCATGCTTTTGACGGAATGGTTTTGATTCCTAATTGCGACAAAATTGTTCCTGGAATGATTATGGGCGCCGCGCGGGTAAATATCCCTACTATATTGATTAGCGGAGGCGCTATGCTTCCGGGCTGTTCGTCAAAAGGCCAGAAGCTGTCTTTGACCTCGGTTTTTGAAGGCATAGGCGCGTTAAAGGCCGGCAAAATGACTTTGGACGAACTTACCGATATTGAAAACAACGCCTGTCCGTCTTGCGGTTCTTGCGCGGGAATGTTCACGGCCAATAGCATGAATTGCGTTAGCGAGGCGCTTGGCATAGCACTGCCCGGCAACGGCACAATCCCCGCGGTTTATTCGGAAAGATTAAGACTAGCCAAAAAGA
The Clostridiales bacterium genome window above contains:
- the ilvN gene encoding acetolactate synthase small subunit codes for the protein MGENLHIVSALVANKSGVLNRISGLFSKRGYNIESLSVAFTEDRNYSRMTIVVNGDDYVLEQITKQLAKLVDVKYVTQLDPDLAVHRELLLVKINATPKQRAEIESTIRLYKAKAIDLSPTSMIIELTGQSNKIDGFLQVIGEYGIIEMARTGLTALQRGAKNIKQLENYNEENK
- the ilvB gene encoding biosynthetic-type acetolactate synthase large subunit; this translates as MKLKGAKIVTESLINEGVDTVFCYPGGAVLDIFDELYHVQDKIRQILTCHEQGAAHAADAYARVSGKVGVVIATSGPGATNLVTGITNAYMDSVPMVAITGNVALSLLGRDSFQEVDIAGVTIPVTKHNYIVKDVKELGHIISDAFYIAKSGRPGPVLIDIPKNIQQAECDWEPIPVREVVYKKPNLNKAKAAIDIINSAKKPLLYLGGGCICSGAYQQVLELAEKIDAPVACSMMGLGAFPASHPLFLGMIGMHGHINVNFSVQECDLLIALGARFSDRVATNRDKFVKGKVVHIDIDNAEINKNINADAYILGDIKTVLTHILPYINESKKPEWVGRCDELKRTKVLKETSHKVNPKEILRSISKHTPNDQIIATDVGQHQMWTAQTCAFEKPRTFITSGGLGAMGFGMGAAIGSAIASSKRVVLITGDGSFHMNFNEVVTAVVQKLPIAIFIMNNNTLGMVRQWQKLFYKHRFSNTTLNRPTNYEYLAKAFGADYLEINDNSQIDEAVKKAVNCKMPVIVNCKIGIDENVLPMIPSGKSVSDMILEIGENNNG